The following proteins come from a genomic window of Micromonospora echinofusca:
- a CDS encoding IS481 family transposase, whose translation MDAVRAVLAGSDVVEVAANCGVHRSTVHRWVGRYLTEQLAGLADRSHRPHSCPGQVAEAVEVAVAEMRREHPRWGSRRIRLEMLRKPGPWVVEDLAVPSERTIDRILQRQGLLRVRPRKRPKDSYKRWERPAPMQLWQMDIVGGVQLVNPATGVVREAKLVTAVDDHSRYCVIAKVVERATGRAVCLALAEALTRFGVPEEIITDNGKQFTDRFGKYRPRTGEVLFDKICRHNGITHRLTAPASPNQNGKVERFHGTVRPDFLDTAEAFTSLREAQAAVDAYVLHYNTDRPHQALDPRTPVTPADRFQPVGAQQRTLVDLWLPPTLDPVPSTEVQPVAADAPPVQAQETAVEPGGPVEFDRVVPASGNLMVCQRQFWMGTHRAGMVARIWADCDLIHVLIAGIRIKTVRSHLSVNDLATLVRQGAVPAGPAPLPPIEDGDAIEVERCVNRGGGVSLGQHIVLAAEILAGRRVGIRIEPTTLMFYDLDTRELLRTRANPLRPEQMKRLRGARPAGPPPRPSVEPVRVQRRASNSGIIMVAGQKVALGRLHRHQTVTVTVSETTLAIELTDGDTKVIRRTTTQPVRSIKGQRPRIATSVS comes from the coding sequence TTGGACGCGGTCCGTGCGGTGCTGGCCGGGTCGGATGTGGTGGAGGTGGCCGCCAACTGTGGGGTGCATCGGTCGACGGTGCATCGGTGGGTGGGCCGGTATCTGACTGAGCAGTTGGCGGGGTTGGCTGACCGGTCGCACCGGCCTCACTCGTGCCCTGGTCAGGTGGCGGAGGCGGTTGAGGTCGCGGTGGCGGAGATGCGTCGGGAGCATCCCCGGTGGGGGTCGCGGCGGATCCGGTTGGAGATGCTGCGCAAGCCCGGCCCGTGGGTGGTCGAGGACCTGGCGGTGCCGTCGGAGCGGACGATCGACAGGATTTTGCAGCGGCAGGGGCTGCTGCGGGTCCGGCCCCGGAAACGGCCGAAGGACTCGTATAAGCGGTGGGAACGGCCTGCGCCGATGCAGTTGTGGCAGATGGACATCGTCGGCGGAGTGCAGTTGGTCAACCCGGCCACTGGTGTAGTGCGGGAGGCGAAGCTGGTCACCGCCGTTGACGACCACTCCCGGTACTGCGTGATCGCGAAGGTCGTCGAACGGGCCACCGGCCGGGCGGTGTGTCTGGCGCTGGCGGAGGCCCTGACCCGGTTCGGGGTCCCGGAGGAGATCATCACCGACAACGGCAAGCAGTTCACCGACCGGTTCGGCAAGTATCGTCCCCGCACCGGTGAGGTGCTGTTCGACAAGATTTGCCGCCATAACGGCATCACGCACCGGCTCACCGCGCCGGCTTCACCGAACCAGAACGGCAAGGTGGAACGGTTCCACGGCACCGTCCGCCCGGACTTCCTCGACACCGCCGAGGCGTTCACCAGCCTCCGGGAAGCCCAGGCCGCGGTGGACGCGTATGTGTTGCACTACAACACCGACCGGCCCCACCAGGCCCTCGACCCGAGAACACCGGTCACCCCTGCTGACCGGTTCCAGCCGGTCGGAGCCCAGCAGCGGACGCTGGTCGACCTGTGGCTGCCGCCCACCCTGGACCCCGTCCCCTCCACCGAGGTCCAGCCGGTGGCAGCCGACGCACCACCGGTCCAGGCCCAGGAGACGGCGGTGGAGCCGGGTGGACCCGTGGAGTTCGACCGGGTTGTCCCGGCATCGGGCAATCTGATGGTCTGCCAACGCCAGTTCTGGATGGGCACCCACCGGGCCGGCATGGTGGCCCGGATCTGGGCCGACTGCGACCTGATCCACGTCCTCATCGCCGGCATCCGGATCAAGACCGTCCGGTCTCACCTGAGCGTCAACGACCTGGCCACCCTCGTTCGCCAGGGCGCCGTCCCGGCCGGCCCCGCACCGCTGCCGCCGATCGAGGACGGCGACGCCATCGAGGTCGAACGCTGCGTCAACCGAGGCGGCGGGGTCTCACTGGGCCAACACATCGTCCTGGCCGCAGAGATCCTCGCCGGCCGCCGCGTCGGCATCCGCATCGAGCCGACCACCCTTATGTTCTACGACCTGGACACCCGCGAACTGCTGCGCACCCGCGCCAACCCGCTCCGCCCGGAACAGATGAAGCGCCTGCGTGGCGCCCGACCGGCAGGACCACCACCACGACCCTCCGTCGAACCCGTTCGGGTGCAACGGAGGGCTTCCAACAGCGGGATCATCATGGTCGCCGGCCAGAAAGTAGCCCTCGGCCGGCTGCACCGCCACCAGACAGTCACCGTGACCGTGTCCGAAACGACCCTGGCCATCGAACTCACCGACGGCGACACCAAGGTCATCCGACGCACGACCACGCAGCCAGTCCGTAGCATCAAAGGCCAGCGACCGCGGATCGCTACCTCAGTTTCCTAG
- a CDS encoding XRE family transcriptional regulator, producing the protein MAESLDHTDDRPVWATRLRAERTARGWSQADAVRAMRAHSREPLPADSTLLRNWKRWEAGGSEPDTFYKTLVAETFGTVTAAFFPPQAARERDDVLLAGTGMETLEVVARVRASDVSPATLDALRITADRLCCEYPYLPPEQLHAEGHAWLRRITSLMDRRLTLAQHREVLTLAGWIALLVGCVEYDMGQRRAAEGTRKAALSLGEEAGNAAVSAWAYEMRAWYALTQGDYRGVIAAAEAGEATASSDGAAVQLAAQQAKAWARLGDRRQVETSLDRGRRLLESLPYPEDTDHHFVVDPAKFDFYAMDCYRIAGEDRLAEMYAREVIKSSTDPNGQERKPMRIAEARITLGVTAARAGDVEAAIAHGRKALQGDRKSLPSLLMCSRELTNFLAQRYPKQPDVSSYLEEVRTLAA; encoded by the coding sequence ATGGCAGAGAGCTTGGACCACACCGACGACCGGCCCGTCTGGGCAACCAGGCTCCGCGCCGAGCGCACCGCCCGAGGGTGGTCGCAGGCGGACGCGGTTCGGGCAATGCGAGCGCATTCCAGGGAGCCGCTACCGGCCGATAGCACCCTGCTTCGCAACTGGAAGCGCTGGGAAGCCGGCGGGTCCGAGCCCGACACCTTCTACAAGACGCTTGTAGCGGAGACGTTCGGCACCGTGACCGCCGCGTTTTTCCCTCCCCAGGCCGCCCGGGAGAGAGACGACGTTCTACTCGCAGGCACGGGAATGGAGACGCTCGAAGTCGTCGCGAGAGTCCGAGCGTCTGACGTTTCGCCCGCAACCTTGGATGCCTTGCGGATCACCGCCGATCGGCTGTGCTGCGAGTATCCCTACCTACCTCCCGAGCAACTGCACGCGGAAGGCCACGCCTGGCTACGGCGGATCACCTCGCTCATGGATCGGCGGCTGACACTGGCTCAGCACCGAGAGGTGTTGACGCTCGCGGGCTGGATTGCGTTGCTGGTCGGCTGCGTCGAGTACGACATGGGGCAGCGAAGGGCGGCGGAAGGCACGCGCAAGGCGGCCTTGTCACTCGGCGAGGAAGCCGGTAATGCCGCCGTATCCGCATGGGCCTACGAGATGCGAGCCTGGTACGCGCTGACTCAGGGCGACTACCGAGGCGTCATCGCAGCGGCCGAAGCCGGCGAGGCGACAGCGAGCAGCGACGGCGCGGCGGTGCAACTCGCCGCGCAACAGGCAAAGGCATGGGCGCGACTCGGCGACCGCCGGCAGGTAGAGACTTCCCTCGACCGTGGCCGCCGGCTGCTGGAATCCCTGCCCTACCCGGAGGACACCGACCATCACTTTGTGGTCGATCCCGCCAAGTTCGACTTCTACGCCATGGACTGCTACCGCATCGCCGGCGAAGACCGACTTGCCGAGATGTACGCCCGGGAGGTCATCAAGTCATCGACCGACCCGAACGGACAGGAACGCAAGCCGATGCGGATAGCCGAAGCACGGATAACGCTCGGAGTTACCGCCGCTCGCGCTGGCGATGTAGAGGCCGCAATCGCACATGGCCGCAAGGCTCTGCAAGGTGACCGGAAGTCCCTGCCGTCCTTGCTGATGTGCTCTCGCGAGCTGACGAACTTCTTGGCCCAGCGCTACCCGAAGCAGCCGGATGTGTCGTCCTACCTCGAAGAGGTGCGGACGCTCGCCGCGTAG
- a CDS encoding helix-turn-helix domain-containing protein gives MPVQRTHVPARRVSGLQTNAPALPSVYRQRSAASTPVKASFDAPAGARSHLALADLRPTTTGTATATTTNPINERLRETLLSLGESPADFATKLGVDPKTVERWISNANRHPHPRTAYQAARLLDVDVTYLWPTIHGNRLSKISGTDELTACWPGRASVPLGLWTQLVTDAQRRITIMGDFGLPDLIVNLPRLLADKAAQGVQVRIIVADPHAATNPVDTARALAAEAIFAPLADHGVTIARYPGHLSTTILWVDDDLIVRTGIDGCPAAFAPIIHLRALPNGPLSRLYLTSLDAITENSVPVVTTTMSAVA, from the coding sequence ATGCCTGTTCAGCGTACCCATGTCCCTGCGCGTCGCGTCTCGGGTCTTCAGACGAACGCCCCGGCCCTGCCGTCTGTGTATCGGCAGCGTTCGGCGGCGTCGACCCCTGTGAAGGCGTCCTTCGACGCGCCTGCTGGTGCTCGTTCGCACCTGGCTCTTGCTGACCTTCGGCCCACTACCACCGGCACCGCTACCGCCACCACGACCAACCCCATCAACGAACGGCTACGCGAGACTCTGCTCTCGCTTGGCGAGTCACCGGCTGACTTCGCCACGAAGCTCGGCGTCGATCCGAAGACCGTTGAACGGTGGATCAGCAACGCCAACCGTCACCCGCATCCACGTACCGCCTACCAGGCCGCACGGCTGCTCGACGTGGATGTCACCTACCTGTGGCCCACCATCCACGGCAACCGCCTGAGCAAGATCTCCGGCACCGACGAACTGACCGCGTGCTGGCCCGGACGGGCCAGCGTTCCGCTCGGACTGTGGACCCAACTGGTCACCGACGCGCAACGGCGCATCACCATCATGGGCGACTTCGGACTGCCCGACCTCATCGTCAACCTGCCCCGCCTCCTAGCCGACAAGGCCGCCCAGGGCGTCCAGGTGCGGATCATCGTCGCTGACCCGCACGCCGCTACCAACCCCGTAGACACCGCCCGTGCCCTCGCGGCCGAAGCCATCTTCGCGCCCCTGGCCGACCACGGCGTCACGATCGCCCGCTACCCCGGGCACCTGTCCACCACGATCCTGTGGGTCGACGACGACCTGATCGTCCGCACCGGCATCGACGGCTGCCCCGCCGCCTTCGCGCCGATCATCCACCTACGGGCCCTGCCGAACGGGCCACTGTCGCGGCTCTACCTGACCAGCCTCGACGCCATCACCGAAAACTCCGTCCCCGTCGTCACGACGACCATGTCGGCGGTGGCCTGA
- a CDS encoding replication initiator gives MAADRTTGVSDQTHPSGPGLRPTTGSFVGRDESAFARACDPQVFDWLDHVKAAAGCSQPVRLSGEVATIDRATGRLLASVSTADLPDGEIYKPCGNRRQAVCPSCARTYQRDAYQLVRAGLTGGKGIPASVAGHPAVFVTFTAPSFGPVHTQRTDRHGRSMPCRPRRQAEPCPHGVPARCHRTHADDDPQLGQPLCLDCYDHHAQVVWNHSAPELWRRTTIAVTRHIRARARALGLPWVEQVTGSGKVRRVPPVKLSFGKVAEMQRRGVVHYHAIVRLDGVDTDPSAIVPPPAGLGVDDLTAAIERAAATVAFTTRPHPTMPLGWPVAWGEQTDVRPVNAAGDITDGKVAGYLAKYATKSTEVTGHVSRRLDGEIIDLYANEHGNHPERLIDACWTLGGHRDWQMLRRWAHMLGFGGHFLTKSRRYSVTFRLLRDARIIWRRTETGHEYADDQGDDTTLIVGLLTYAGSGWRTTGDALLANTAAAMARERHETAREEMAAAA, from the coding sequence GTGGCCGCTGACCGCACCACCGGCGTCTCGGACCAGACTCACCCGTCTGGTCCGGGGCTCCGGCCCACCACCGGCTCGTTCGTCGGCCGCGACGAGTCCGCCTTCGCCCGCGCCTGCGACCCGCAGGTGTTCGACTGGCTGGATCACGTGAAGGCAGCCGCGGGCTGCTCCCAACCTGTTCGCCTCTCGGGTGAGGTTGCCACCATCGACCGGGCCACCGGCCGACTTCTGGCCTCGGTGTCGACTGCTGACCTGCCGGATGGGGAGATCTACAAGCCGTGCGGCAACCGTCGCCAGGCCGTGTGTCCCTCGTGCGCCCGCACCTACCAGCGCGACGCCTACCAACTCGTGCGCGCCGGACTCACCGGCGGCAAGGGCATCCCGGCCTCGGTCGCCGGGCATCCGGCGGTGTTCGTCACGTTCACCGCCCCGTCGTTCGGTCCGGTGCACACTCAGCGCACCGACCGGCACGGCCGGTCGATGCCGTGCCGTCCCCGCCGTCAGGCTGAGCCCTGCCCGCACGGTGTGCCCGCACGCTGTCACCGCACCCATGCCGACGACGATCCGCAGCTCGGCCAGCCGCTCTGCCTAGACTGCTACGACCACCACGCCCAGGTCGTGTGGAACCACAGCGCGCCGGAGTTGTGGCGCCGCACCACCATTGCCGTCACTCGCCACATCCGCGCCCGCGCCCGCGCTCTCGGCCTGCCCTGGGTCGAGCAGGTCACCGGCAGCGGGAAGGTCCGCCGGGTGCCGCCGGTCAAGCTGTCCTTCGGCAAGGTCGCCGAAATGCAGCGCCGGGGCGTCGTGCACTACCACGCCATCGTTCGCCTCGACGGCGTCGACACCGACCCGAGCGCCATTGTGCCGCCGCCGGCCGGGCTCGGCGTCGACGACCTGACCGCCGCCATCGAACGCGCCGCCGCCACCGTCGCGTTCACCACCCGCCCCCACCCGACCATGCCCCTCGGATGGCCGGTCGCCTGGGGCGAGCAGACCGACGTACGGCCGGTCAACGCCGCCGGCGACATCACCGACGGCAAAGTCGCCGGCTACCTCGCCAAGTACGCCACCAAAAGCACCGAGGTCACCGGCCATGTCTCCCGCCGCCTCGACGGCGAAATCATCGACCTCTACGCCAACGAGCACGGCAACCACCCCGAACGACTCATCGACGCCTGCTGGACCCTCGGCGGACACCGCGACTGGCAGATGCTCCGACGTTGGGCGCACATGCTCGGCTTCGGCGGCCACTTCCTCACCAAAAGCCGCCGCTACTCCGTCACCTTCCGCCTCCTCCGTGACGCCCGCATCATCTGGCGACGCACCGAAACCGGCCACGAGTACGCCGACGACCAGGGCGACGACACCACCCTGATCGTCGGCCTACTCACCTACGCCGGCTCCGGCTGGCGCACCACCGGAGACGCCCTCCTGGCCAACACCGCCGCCGCCATGGCCCGGGAGCGACACGAAACCGCCCGAGAGGAGATGGCTGCTGCCGCCTGA
- a CDS encoding excisionase family DNA-binding protein yields MLTVEEAAKRLGTGVRFVRRIVAERRIRFYKVGKYVRFHPDDITDYIRQGRIDAIRPVLRYRKGEHVYG; encoded by the coding sequence ATGCTCACCGTCGAGGAAGCCGCCAAGCGACTCGGCACCGGAGTCCGCTTCGTGCGCCGCATCGTCGCTGAGCGCCGCATCCGCTTCTACAAGGTCGGCAAGTACGTCCGGTTCCACCCCGACGACATCACCGACTACATCCGTCAAGGCCGCATTGACGCCATCCGACCTGTCCTGCGCTACCGGAAGGGAGAGCACGTCTATGGCTGA